The genomic segment TGCACACCCGGCAGCAGCCGGTGTGGGCGGATATTGGCATATTGCACGAAAGCCTTGCGGATCGGCAGCAGAAGCCCATGCAATGAAACGGAATCCGGCACTTTGCGAGGCCATCCGACCGCCCCGAGCAGGATGGCATCGAAGGATCTCAGCGTTTCGATGCCATTGCCGGGCATCATGCTGCCGTTCGCCAGATAGTAGTCGCAGGACCAGGGATAGCTGGTTGCATCAAGAGAAAATCCGTTCGATTGAGCTGCCTTTTCGAGTACGGCCCAGGTTGCTTCCGTCACGTCGTGGCCAATGCCATCTCCGGGCAGAAGGGCGATCTTGTAGGTCTTCATCGCAGGTCCTCATAGGCTGATGAGCACACGCTTGCTCTTGCTGTTGGCGAACTGGGCTTCGCGGCCGGGACCTTGCCGATCCCAGACGGCGTATTGCGGTCGCTCGGCAATGACTTTAGAGGGAGGCTCAGGCTTTATTTGCCGAAAGTGACCGAGATTTGGTCGATTGTTGTGTTTGCGCCGGCCTCGCCAGTGAATTGTATCGAGCGGCCTGTTCCGGTCCGGGCGGAAAAGTTTCCGAGCGCACGATACCGCCAATAAGGCTGCAGTGTCCCCGTTGAGGCCGGGCGGCTCAGATAATCGAACGCAGCCCGAGATAGGTCGCCAAACTGACGGCGGAGAGGGCAATCGTCAGCTTGGGCCTTGCATCGTCGAACATGGCCGCCAATAAAAGGCCGAGCATCACGATGACAAATTTTGCCCAAAGATCCTGATCGGAGACAGTGAAAGCGATTGTCGCCAGAAAGACGGCACTTGCGACGATTGTCACAGGGGCAGCTTTCTCGGCGAGATCGCCGCCTGGGAAATATGGTAGAAGGAAACGCCGCATGCTCAAGCCTGAAGCGACGCTCAAAAGAAGACAGGTCAAGACAAGGTGCAACATGGGGTCGTCGCCGATCGATCTGCAGATGGACTTGCAGATGCAAGCGCCATGCCAGCCGCAATCGCCGTACGGCAGGGCAGTGCCGCTGCTTAATGGCTATTTCCGCGGCGTAGCGATCCTTTTTTCGGCATTCGCCTGCTTGGTCGGTTCGCGGATGGCGTGACATTCAGTGGCGATCGCGTTGGGGATTGGAGCGTGGACGATGAGCCCTCAAAACAGGCCATCCGGATTTCCGGCTCGCTTTTTCGTCCGATGCCGAAACCGGCTTGAGCTGGGACAATGATTTTTATATAGAGAATTATCCTTCTCCTTAATTCTGGAACAGAGATCTTTCATTGGACCTTTCCTCGATCGAGATATTCCTCGCCGTTGCCGGCGACCGCAGCGTTACCAAGGCTGCCAAGGCCGTCGGCCGGGTGCCATCGAATGTGACGACGCGCATCCGGCAATTGGAGGACGACCTCGGCGTTTCCCTGTTCAGCCGAGACGGCAAGAAGATGACGTTGACGCGGGAAGGCGAGACGTTTCTTGCCTATGCCAACCGGCTGATGGCGCTGGCACTCGAAGCGCGCCAGGCCGTTCGGCCTCTTGCCCCATCGGGGATATTGCGGGTCGGCACGATGGAGAGCACGGCGGCAAGCAGGCTGCCGGCGGCGCTGAGGCAGTTCAACCGGATGTGGCCTGATGTGTCGCTTCATCTGACGATGGGGGCGTCCCGCGATCTCGCCCGCGCCGTTGTGGCCGATGTGCTGGACTGCGCGCTGATTGCCCGCCCGCCCAAGATAATGCGCGGGGAAGACGTGGGTTTCGAGGCTGAACTCAAGGCGCTGGAGATGGAGCCGGTCTTTGTCGAAGATCTGTTGATCGTGCTGCCGTCCGGGCATCCCGCGGTCAAATCCGCTGCCGACCTGCGCGTCGGGTCGATTGCCGCTTTGGAGCCTGGCTGCACCTATCGCAGGATAGCCGAAAACTGGGCGCGCAAATCGAGCGCCCTGCCGACGAGCGAACTAGGCTCCTACCACGCGATCTTGGCGAGTGTGGCGACCGGGAATACGGCGGGTGTGATGCCGAGATCCGTTCTCGACCTCATGCACTGGCCGACGTCTGTTCAGACCCACCAGCTGGGGCTAGTCGAAACGCTGCTCGTCTACCGCAAGAATGATCGGCCGAGTGCGTTCAATGCATTCTATGAAGTCCTCAACGCGACAAAAGGCAGAGATATCAGGCTGGCAGCACACTAGCCCGCCCGCCCCTCTTCTTCTTCTTCTCTCAGTCCGCCAGATAATCCTCGCTTGAAAATTGGTGTTGTCATGCCGTATCCCGTTTCCCCGAAGGTGGGATTAAGCCGCCTCCGTCGCTTCCGGTTGTTTTCACCAATTCTGGCCGGCGCGACCTTACGAGAGCGTTTGATTGCATGTGTCGGCGCTTTGCTGGCCATTGGTTTTACCGGCGTCATCAGCGGTTATCTGTTCGGGCAGGGGCCGCATCTTCCCTTGATCGTCGCGCCGATGGGGGCGTCCGCGGTGCTGCTTTTCGCGGTGCCTGCAAGCCCGCTTGCGCAGCCTTGGTCGATCATCGGCGGCAATACGATTTCCGCCCTCATGGGAATCATTGCCGCCTACTTCATTCACGATCCGATCATCGCGACCGGTGTCGGCGTTTCGCTTGCCATCGGCGCGATGTCCTTTACGCGCTGCCTTCATCCGCCTGGCGGAGCGGCGGCGCTGACCGCGGTGCTCGGCGGTCCTGTCGTTGCCGGCTGGGGTTTCCTCTTTCCCTTCGTGCCCGTCGCTTTGAACTCCTGCATTCTCGTCGGCCTCGGCCTGCTGTTCCACAAGCTTTCCAAGCGGAATTATCCGCACGTCGTTCCGAAGCCGGCGGAGAACACCCATCAGACGATCGATCTGCCATCGGCCGTGCGGGTGGGTTTTCGTGAGGAGGATGTCGATGCCGCCCTCGAAGCGCTCGACGAAACCTTCGATGTCGATCGGGCGGACCTCGGCCGGCTGCTGCAACAGGTCGAGCTGCAGGCAGCCATCCGCTCCAACGACAAGATCAGTTGCGCGGATATCATGTCGCGTGACGTAATCGCTATTGGCGAAGCTGCAGAACCGGTTGCCGCGCGGCATCTTCTCTTGAAGCACAATATTCGTACCCTGCCGGTGAAAGATCCAGAGGGTCGCCTCATCGGCACCGTCGGCTTGCGGGAATTATCCGAAGGTACGGAGACCATCGCGCGCGCGATCTCGAGGCCGGCGGTAGCGAGACCTTCGGATGCCGCTTTGTCGCTATTGCCCGTTCTGAGCGACGGCCGTACGCATGCCGTCATCATTGTCGATGACGATTACCGCATCCTTGGCCTGATATCGCAGACGGATCTCTTAAGCGCAGTGGCGCGGCTGCTACCGAAGGACAGCGCCCCGATCCCGGCCGTGGCCTGGGTGGCGGCGCAAACCGGCTGCCATCGGGCAGCACAGTTGGAGGATAGCCGGTGCTGATCGAGCGCGATCCGAATGGGAATTTCATTTTGGAATCAACAGAACTGGCGGAACGGTTCGGGCTGTCGCTGGCCGACCTGCGCCGTCACATGCGGCATGGCTCCGTTGTCAGCACCGTGGAAATCGGCACCGCTGAACATGAGGGCACCAGGCGGGTATCGGTTCGGCTCGGCAACAGGCTTTGGCGAGCCGTTCTGAATGATGAAAATGAAGTGCAGCAGGAGCAAATGACCGTTCTTCGGGGAAAACCCTCTGGACGGCACCCGCGCTGACACCGGTATGCATCGTGCGTGACGCGTAGATGTCGGACCGCGTCACGTATCCGACCTGTTTCACCGCGTTCGCCTGTCGTAACAGTCATGCACGCCTTCAGGGAACCGATCATCGACTCCGGCGTTCGAAATAAAGACGATAGTTGAGTTGCCCCCGGCCCAGGCGAATGGTGCCGTGTTGAAAGGCGAGTTCAAGCTGCGCTCAGGCTCGAATCCACATTTCAGCGCTATTAGCTCCCGGTGATCGAGGCTCGATGAGCTCGGTTACTGACCCATGTCTTTTGGCCGATGTCTTTTGGCCGATGTCTTTTTGACACACGTTTTTGGAGTGAGTGATATGGAAGAGAAGACCAACATAATCAAAGACCTCAGCATTGAGGAACGCGAGGAAATCTTCGTCGATATCGCTCGTACGCTGGAAGACACGGCACGTGAGGCCCTTGTCGAGGGCGATGCGCAGTTTGCAGAACTTTCCATCAACATGGCGGAAGCGATCCGGGTCAACGCCGATGAACTGGCCCGTGACGATCCCGAGAATGCCGAGCGCGTGCTGCTCCAGGCCACGGCGATGATCTCGCAGTTCGAGGCTGTGCATCCCTATCGGATGGTGAGCATGGCCGTTCATTGATGGCCGGATTACCAGCCGTGTGCTCCTGCTCGATCCTCCGCTCAAATCATTGCCAATAGGCGGGAACTCTCGCTACCCGCGAGGGTTATCGGATTGCAACATCCTTTGAATGAATGGGAGGACAAGTGGTATGGTATCCAGATCCGCAGTGCCGCCGGAAAGCGGCACTGACGACGCGCGCTCCGCCGATACGCAGCAGGCCGCGAACGATCGTCGCAGGACATTGGAGAGTGCCCGCAGCAATATAAGCGCGGTGATAGACGAAGACAGCGACACCGAAACCCCAAGCCTGAAGCTTGCGAAGAAATATCTCAGCCTTGGCGGTCGCCGCCGGTCAAAAATTGACGACAACATCACCGATGTCCGCCAGTGGGATGAGGATCCGCCGGAGGCTGAGCGTTTCTGGAAGGAAAGGGTGGAGACCCTTTCAAAGGATGAGCGCAAACAGGTAGAGGATTTTCTTCCTACCATAAACACGCCCTAAGCGGCAGTCCGGCCGTATATTCGAACGGCTCACTCGAATGCGCTCGGAGGAAGTCATGGCTACAGACAAGCACGAGCAGATACGTCGCCGCGCCTACGAAATCTGGGAGGCCGAGGGCCGGCCGGATGGCGCGGACCAGCGCCATTGGCTGCAAGCCTGCGATGAACTGGCCGGCGAGGATGAGCACGAGACACTGCAAGACCTGCTCGATGAAGACGACAGGGATGATGCGGCGCTGCTTCAAGGCGCCGGTGAGAGCGGCGATCTCGATCGGCAACCACCTAAGCCCGGCCGGGCCGCCGAGACTACCATGCCTGATATCGAGATGACGACAGGCGAAAAGCCGTCTCAGCGGAAGATCAGGAAGGCCGAAGGGCCGTAATTCCATGCAGCATCTCGACCACGCCATCCAAATCGCTCTCGAGGCGCATGAAGGGCAGGCTGATAAGACCGACCGGCCGTTCTTCGAGCACTGCCAGCGGGTAGCGCTTCTGGTTTCCGGCGACGAGACGCGAACGGTCGCCTACCTTCACGACGTCGTCGAGAAGGGAAGTGGGTGGACGCTCGACAGGCTGAGGGAGGAAGGCTTTCCGCCG from the Rhizobium sp. NZLR1 genome contains:
- a CDS encoding LysR family transcriptional regulator, whose product is MDLSSIEIFLAVAGDRSVTKAAKAVGRVPSNVTTRIRQLEDDLGVSLFSRDGKKMTLTREGETFLAYANRLMALALEARQAVRPLAPSGILRVGTMESTAASRLPAALRQFNRMWPDVSLHLTMGASRDLARAVVADVLDCALIARPPKIMRGEDVGFEAELKALEMEPVFVEDLLIVLPSGHPAVKSAADLRVGSIAALEPGCTYRRIAENWARKSSALPTSELGSYHAILASVATGNTAGVMPRSVLDLMHWPTSVQTHQLGLVETLLVYRKNDRPSAFNAFYEVLNATKGRDIRLAAH
- a CDS encoding HPP family protein produces the protein MPYPVSPKVGLSRLRRFRLFSPILAGATLRERLIACVGALLAIGFTGVISGYLFGQGPHLPLIVAPMGASAVLLFAVPASPLAQPWSIIGGNTISALMGIIAAYFIHDPIIATGVGVSLAIGAMSFTRCLHPPGGAAALTAVLGGPVVAGWGFLFPFVPVALNSCILVGLGLLFHKLSKRNYPHVVPKPAENTHQTIDLPSAVRVGFREEDVDAALEALDETFDVDRADLGRLLQQVELQAAIRSNDKISCADIMSRDVIAIGEAAEPVAARHLLLKHNIRTLPVKDPEGRLIGTVGLRELSEGTETIARAISRPAVARPSDAALSLLPVLSDGRTHAVIIVDDDYRILGLISQTDLLSAVARLLPKDSAPIPAVAWVAAQTGCHRAAQLEDSRC
- a CDS encoding DUF6522 family protein → MLIERDPNGNFILESTELAERFGLSLADLRRHMRHGSVVSTVEIGTAEHEGTRRVSVRLGNRLWRAVLNDENEVQQEQMTVLRGKPSGRHPR
- a CDS encoding DUF2934 domain-containing protein; protein product: MATDKHEQIRRRAYEIWEAEGRPDGADQRHWLQACDELAGEDEHETLQDLLDEDDRDDAALLQGAGESGDLDRQPPKPGRAAETTMPDIEMTTGEKPSQRKIRKAEGP
- a CDS encoding HD domain-containing protein produces the protein MQHLDHAIQIALEAHEGQADKTDRPFFEHCQRVALLVSGDETRTVAYLHDVVEKGSGWTLDRLREEGFPPGIISAVDALTRRTDEPDDDFVRRAASNPLALPVKQADLEDNLSQAEQAGKNAEKYQRGLDLLRELKSR